A stretch of Prionailurus bengalensis isolate Pbe53 chromosome E4, Fcat_Pben_1.1_paternal_pri, whole genome shotgun sequence DNA encodes these proteins:
- the MYBPH gene encoding LOW QUALITY PROTEIN: myosin-binding protein H (The sequence of the model RefSeq protein was modified relative to this genomic sequence to represent the inferred CDS: inserted 2 bases in 1 codon; deleted 4 bases in 3 codons; substituted 2 bases at 2 genomic stop codons), with translation MTEKATSKALACGPEETASESAKAPSAEPSGETAASESAGEEXAPPPXEPAPQAPAPTPAATKPAPPNEDIPRAPLLLALEDVSDSSVTVSWEPPERLGRLGLQGYALELCREGASEGVPMNARPMMVTQPPTVQNLAPGDQFFLRVAAVSSAGAGPPAVLGQPVHIQKMIEAPKIRVPCHLRQTYIRQVGETVSLQIPFQGGPKPQASWTHSGHALDSQRVHVCTGDQDSIXSAQRSDSGRYELTVHLEDSEARAAIDILVAEKPGPPSSVWLLDVWGYDVALEWTLPQDPGNTELLGYVVQKADKKTGQWFTVPERYHPTTCTVSDLIVGNAYSFRVFSENLCGLSTLAAVTKEPARIRKADIVAKPKGFVEQDFSEAPSFTQPLADHTSTPGYSTQLFCRVRALPKPKIIWMKTKMDIQGDPKYHALSEQGVCTLEIRKPSPFDSGLYTCKAISVLGEASVACRLEVKGGSEALDRQGSFLEPQRQRGQVEPQPCLTAGLMKRVLRQVLQTWGGWGHQAQHQAPQMPQTPTSVTADGFAPWYLPSLLPKRLEPRSQK, from the exons ATGACAGAAAAAGCCACCTCGAAGGCCCTCGCCTGTGGTCCGGAGGAAACCGCCTCTGAGTCTGCCAAGGcacccagcgcagagccttctGGAGAAACGGCAGCATCGGAGTCTGCTGGGGAAGAGTAGGCTCCCCCACCATAGGAGCCCGCCCCTCAGGCACCGGCCCCCACACCC GCAGCCACTAAACCTGCACCTCCAAATGAAG ACATCCCCAGGGCCCCGCTTCTGCTGGCCTTGGAGGATGTGAGCGACAGCTCAGTGACCGTGAGCTGGGAGCCCCCAGAGAGGCTAGGGCGGCTGGGGCTCCAGGGCTATGCGCTAGAGCTCTGCCGAGAGGGAG CCTCTGAGGGGGTGCCCATGAATGCCCGGCCCATGATGGTGACCCAGCCG CCGACCGTGCAGAACCTGGCTCCGGGAGACCAATTCTTCCTGCGTGTGGCTGCAGTGAGCTCTGCGGGGGCCGGCCCACCAGCTGTGCTAGGGCAGCCTGTCCACATCCAGAAGATGATCG AGGCCCCCAAGATCCGCGTCCCCTGCCATCTTCGGCAGACCTACATCCGCCAGGTGGGAGAGACCGTCAGTCTGCAAATCCCCTTCCAG GGCGG TCCCAAGCCTCAGGCCTCTTGGACCCACAGTGGCCACGCCCTGGACAGCCAGCGAGTGCACGTGTGCACTGGGGACCAGGACTCCAT CTCGGCCCAGCGCTCCGACTCAGGCCGCTACGAGCTCACTGTGCATCTCGAAGATTCGGAGGCCAGGGCAGCCATTGACATCCTGGTGGCTG AGAAACCTGGGCCCCCCAGCAGCGTCTGGCTCCTGGACGTCTGGGGCTACGACGTTGCCCTTGAGTGGACACTGCCCCAGGACCCAGGCAACACAGAGCTCCTGGGCTACGTGGTGCAGAAGGCAGACAAAAAGACAGGG CAATGGTTCACGGTGCCGGAGCGCTACCACCCGACCACCTGCACTGTCTCTGACCTCATCGTGGGAAACGCCTACTCCTTTCGGGTCTTCTCGGAGAACCTGTGTGGACTCAGCACCTTGGCCGCCGTCACCAAGGAGCCAGCCCGGATCCGGAAGGCAG ATATCGTTGCCAAGCCTAAAGGGTTTGTCGAGCAAGACTTCTCAGAAGCCCCTTCGTTTACCCAGCCCCTGGCTGACCACACCTCCACCCCGGGCTACAGCACTCAGCTCTTCTGCAGGGTCCGAGCACTGCCCAAG CCCAAGATAATCTGGATGAAAACCAAAATGGACATCCAGGGTGACCCCAAATACCACGCCCTCTCTGAGCAAGGTGTCTGCACCCTGGAGATCCGGAAGCCCAGCCCCTTTGAT TCCGGGCTCTACACCTGCAAGGCCATCAGTGTGCTAGGGGAGGCATCTGTGGCCTGCCGGCTGGAGGTCAAAG GGGGTTCCGAGGCTCTGGACAGGCAGGGAAGTTTCCTGGAGCCTCAGAGGCAGAG AGGGCAGGtggagccccagccctgcctaACAGCAGGGCTCATGAAACGTGTCCTCCGCCAGGTGCTGCAGACCTGGGGGGGTTGGGGCCACCAGGCTCAGCATCAAGCTCCACAGATGCCCCAGACCCCCACTTCTGTGACAGCGGATGGCTTTGCTCCCTGGTACCTGCCTAGCCTCCTCCCCAAGAGGCTGGAGCCCAGGAGCCAGAAGTAG